The genomic window GAACTTGATAACTCTATTGGAGAATTAATTTTAGGAAAAGAGTTAAGAGAATATCCAAAAGTATGTGATGATGTTATTGAAATTGGATTAACTGCAAATAGAAGTGATTGTTTAAGTATAAATGGAATTGCAAGAGAATTAAGTGCATATTATAATATCCCTTTACTAGAATGTGACAAACAAATTAAATATAATGATTTAGGAATTGGTCAATTTTTAGAAATTGAGTGTGATAGTAATATTGATTCATCTTTATCTTTTAAAATAGTTGATTTTTCAAATTTCATATTAAATGTTTTACAAAAATTAAGAACTGGAATAATTGGTAAATATAAAGATAACTCTGATGTAAAAAATATATTAAATTATGCTACTCAAGCAACTGGCGTAATTTTAAATGCTTATACAAAAGAAAAAACTATTAAAAAGAATAATCTTAATATTTTACATGTAAAAAAAGATGAATTAGGTTTTGATAATATTTATGGAAGTGAACAACTAAGTAAAATTTGTGTTGAATATAAAGATATTGATTTTAATGAAACAGATTTGATTATAGAAGCTTCTTATGTAAATCCAGAGCTAATTTCAAAAAGAGTTTTTGATACAAAAGTAAAAACAGGAGAAGTTTTTTATAAATCTTCAAGAGGAAGTGAACCTAATATTGAATACGGTATTGATTATTTTTCTAATTTAGTTTCTAAATTTGGAGCATTAGTTTACAAAGGTGTAGAAACTTTTATTGATGATAAAGAAAAATTAACACTTGATGTTAATATAAAAAAAGTTAATTCAATTATTGGTCAAGAAATTGAAAAAATTACTATTGAAAAAATTCTTGTTTCATTAGGTTTTGAAGTAAAAGATATGGGTAGTATTTTAGTTACTAAAGTACCTCATTTTAGACATGACATAAAAAATATTGCAGATATTACAGAAGAAATTGTTAGAATAATTGGAATTGATAATATTATTGCAAAACCTCTGCAAATTGATGAAGTAAATAGAGTTAACAAAACGTCTAATGACATAATTAAAAAAAATAAGTTAAGATTTAAAGCAATAGAAAATGGTTTTTATGAAACTTTAACTTATGTATTTTCATCAAAAGAGAATTTAGAAAAATATGGTTTTAAAACAGTTAAAGATGAATTAGAATTAATAAATCCTATAGTAAAAGAATTAAATACATTTAGAACAACTATGCTTTTAAATTTAGTAGAAGCTTGTGCTAATAACTTTAAAGTTGGTGTAAGATCTAGTGCATTTTTTGAGATAGGAACAATATTTGATGAAAATAGAGCTGAGAGTAAAAAAATATCGTTTATTCAAACGGGCTTTGCTGAATTAGAAGATTTTTCAAATGCAGGAAAACCAAAAAATATTGATTTTTTCTCATTTTCTAAAAAGATTTTAAATAGTGTTGGAAAATTTGATTTAGAACCAATGACGAATATTGATAATATGTTTATTCATCCTTTCCAAAATGCAAATGTATTAATTGATGGAAAAGTTGTGGGATTTATTTGTAAATTACATCCAAGTGTTTGTGCTGATTTTGATTTAAATGATACATTTGTTGCTGAAATTGATTTTGAAGCAATCAAAGATGAACTTGTAAAAACAACTTCATATTCAAAATTCCAATCATCAAAAAAAGATTTAACTATCATTGTTCCGAAATCTTTAGAATATAAAGAGATTAAGAAAGTAATTAATTCTTTAAATAATTCAAATATTAAACAATTTAATTTAATTGATATTTATAATGATGAGAAACTTGAAGA from Arcobacter venerupis includes these protein-coding regions:
- the pheT gene encoding phenylalanine--tRNA ligase subunit beta translates to MIITRTWLEEFIDISKISTDEICKTLNSIGLEVDSLERITIVPKVVIGKVLEKKKHPDADKLNICQVDLGTQTVQIVCGAKNVDAGQFVPVATVGCDMGNNFIIKEAKLRGEQSNGMICSSTELGLTKLNDGILELDNSIGELILGKELREYPKVCDDVIEIGLTANRSDCLSINGIARELSAYYNIPLLECDKQIKYNDLGIGQFLEIECDSNIDSSLSFKIVDFSNFILNVLQKLRTGIIGKYKDNSDVKNILNYATQATGVILNAYTKEKTIKKNNLNILHVKKDELGFDNIYGSEQLSKICVEYKDIDFNETDLIIEASYVNPELISKRVFDTKVKTGEVFYKSSRGSEPNIEYGIDYFSNLVSKFGALVYKGVETFIDDKEKLTLDVNIKKVNSIIGQEIEKITIEKILVSLGFEVKDMGSILVTKVPHFRHDIKNIADITEEIVRIIGIDNIIAKPLQIDEVNRVNKTSNDIIKKNKLRFKAIENGFYETLTYVFSSKENLEKYGFKTVKDELELINPIVKELNTFRTTMLLNLVEACANNFKVGVRSSAFFEIGTIFDENRAESKKISFIQTGFAELEDFSNAGKPKNIDFFSFSKKILNSVGKFDLEPMTNIDNMFIHPFQNANVLIDGKVVGFICKLHPSVCADFDLNDTFVAEIDFEAIKDELVKTTSYSKFQSSKKDLTIIVPKSLEYKEIKKVINSLNNSNIKQFNLIDIYNDEKLEENESLTIRFVLQNNEKTMEEEDITTTMSSILDVLNKELSIGLRQ